One genomic window of Streptomonospora nanhaiensis includes the following:
- a CDS encoding ABC-ATPase domain-containing protein — translation MPGRYGGQERRHGGGRPERRGGHGGPPHAGRRPEPEIRGRRDDARLAEELRRMDGASYGRYKSLTGDWSFPDFTLTVERVQSDPFAPPSRVAVRVPAEVAELPDHAWRDPVRRRATADYLVRRAHRELKGARLRIDAGGQQVIARASGRIRDGAVELRLGIELPGHGRRIDARTAERELCERLPDLVDALRWPALDTAEATAFADSVEDTVALRDLLPGLGLVAFVADGAVLPRRSGVSDSPMEGAAVPFTAPESMRVAVDLPHAGRVTGLGIPEGITLIVGGGFHGKSTLLHALERGVYDHVPGDGRELVVTRPDAVKIRAEEGRRVERTDVSAFVRNLPTGADTADFSTDNASGSTSQAANIAEALEAGARTLLVDEDTTATNLMIRDARMQRLVHGDREPLTPFVDLVRPLHRGHGVSTVLVMGGSGDYFDVADRVVMLDGYRPYDVTERAKELAAERADADFAMPAARVVDPRSVDATARGRARVKRRDMDVLTFGEDEIDVRGLTQLVDPGQVIGVGLALRLLAEDGLLDGERTLAQALDALEERLGADGAAALGRGYAGDYALPRRHEVAAALNRLRSLRVLRST, via the coding sequence ATGCCAGGACGGTACGGCGGCCAGGAGCGCCGCCACGGCGGGGGACGTCCCGAACGGCGCGGCGGCCACGGCGGCCCGCCCCACGCCGGGCGGCGCCCCGAACCCGAGATCCGCGGCCGGCGCGACGACGCGCGGCTGGCCGAGGAGCTGCGCCGCATGGACGGCGCCTCCTACGGCCGCTACAAGTCGCTCACCGGCGACTGGTCCTTCCCCGACTTCACCCTCACCGTCGAGCGCGTGCAGTCCGACCCCTTCGCGCCGCCCTCCCGCGTGGCCGTGCGCGTGCCCGCCGAGGTCGCCGAACTCCCCGACCACGCCTGGCGCGACCCGGTGCGCCGCCGCGCCACCGCCGACTACCTGGTGCGCCGCGCCCACCGCGAGCTGAAGGGCGCCCGGCTGCGCATCGACGCCGGCGGCCAGCAGGTGATCGCCCGCGCCTCGGGGCGTATCCGCGACGGCGCCGTCGAGCTGCGCCTGGGCATCGAGCTGCCCGGCCACGGCCGCCGCATCGACGCCCGCACCGCCGAGCGCGAGCTGTGCGAGCGGCTGCCCGACCTGGTCGACGCGCTGCGCTGGCCCGCGCTGGACACCGCAGAGGCCACCGCCTTCGCCGACTCGGTTGAGGACACCGTGGCGCTGCGCGACCTGCTGCCCGGGCTGGGCCTGGTGGCGTTCGTCGCCGACGGCGCGGTCCTGCCCCGCCGCAGCGGTGTCAGCGATTCGCCGATGGAGGGCGCGGCCGTCCCCTTCACCGCGCCCGAGAGCATGCGGGTGGCCGTCGACCTGCCGCACGCCGGGCGCGTGACCGGCCTGGGCATCCCCGAGGGCATCACGCTCATCGTCGGCGGCGGGTTCCACGGCAAGTCCACCCTGCTGCACGCCCTGGAGCGCGGCGTCTACGACCACGTCCCCGGAGACGGGCGCGAACTCGTGGTCACCCGCCCCGACGCCGTGAAGATCCGCGCCGAGGAGGGCCGCCGGGTCGAGCGCACCGACGTCAGCGCGTTCGTGCGCAACCTGCCCACCGGCGCCGACACCGCCGACTTCTCCACCGACAACGCCTCGGGGTCGACCTCCCAGGCCGCCAACATCGCCGAGGCTCTGGAGGCGGGCGCGCGCACCCTGCTGGTGGACGAGGACACCACCGCCACCAACCTGATGATCCGCGACGCCCGCATGCAGCGGCTCGTGCACGGCGACCGCGAGCCGCTCACCCCCTTCGTGGACCTCGTCCGCCCCCTGCACCGCGGCCACGGCGTCTCCACCGTGCTGGTCATGGGCGGCAGCGGCGACTACTTCGACGTGGCCGACCGGGTGGTCATGCTCGACGGCTACCGGCCCTACGACGTCACCGAGCGCGCCAAGGAGCTGGCCGCCGAGCGCGCCGACGCCGACTTCGCCATGCCCGCCGCCCGCGTGGTCGACCCCCGCTCCGTCGACGCCACCGCGCGCGGGCGCGCCCGCGTCAAGCGCCGCGACATGGACGTGCTCACCTTCGGCGAGGACGAGATCGACGTGCGCGGGCTGACCCAGCTCGTGGACCCCGGCCAGGTCATCGGGGTGGGCCTGGCACTGCGGCTGCTGGCCGAGGACGGCCTGCTCGACGGCGAGCGCACGCTCGCCCAGGCGCTGGACGCCCTGGAGGAGCGGCTGGGCGCCGACGGCGCGGCCGCGCTGGGCCGGGGCTATGCCGGCGACTACGCGCTGCCGCGCCGCCACGAGGTGGCCGCGGCGCTCAACCGGCTGCGCAGCCTGCGGGTCCTGCGCTCCACGTGA
- a CDS encoding proteasome assembly chaperone family protein, translated as MRDHAADLYRLTPGAETDATVMLVVLDGFVDAGTVGRQTAEALFDAFEARELAAFDIDRLLDYRSRRPVMTFVENAYTAYTPPQLALYEMRDSEGTPFLLLYGLEPDREWEAFAEAVRLLIERFGITLTVGVHGIPMAVPHTRPATVTAHATRADLVADHTPWVSRVTVPASAAALLEYRLGEAGHDVVGYAVHVPSYLAQSEYPRAAIAALDYVSGATGLALPGDRLEDSARQTDTEIDQQVSASEEVQRVVANLERQYDEFMSAREDGTGDTLFGGDLSDLPTADELGEELERFLAERERGTEG; from the coding sequence GTGCGTGACCACGCAGCCGATCTTTACCGGTTGACCCCGGGCGCCGAAACCGACGCAACGGTCATGCTGGTCGTTCTCGACGGGTTCGTGGACGCCGGCACGGTCGGCCGCCAGACGGCCGAGGCCCTGTTCGACGCCTTCGAGGCGCGCGAACTCGCCGCGTTCGACATCGACCGCCTGCTCGACTACCGCTCGCGGCGCCCCGTGATGACCTTCGTCGAGAACGCCTACACCGCCTACACGCCCCCGCAACTCGCGCTCTATGAGATGCGCGACTCCGAGGGCACCCCCTTCCTGCTGCTCTACGGTCTGGAGCCCGACCGGGAGTGGGAGGCGTTCGCCGAGGCCGTCCGCCTGCTGATCGAGCGCTTCGGGATCACGCTCACGGTGGGCGTGCACGGCATCCCCATGGCGGTGCCCCACACCCGCCCGGCCACCGTCACGGCCCACGCCACCCGCGCCGACCTGGTCGCCGACCACACCCCCTGGGTCAGCCGGGTCACCGTGCCCGCCAGCGCCGCCGCGCTGCTGGAGTACCGCTTGGGCGAGGCCGGCCACGACGTCGTGGGCTACGCCGTCCACGTGCCCAGCTACCTCGCGCAGTCGGAGTACCCGCGCGCCGCCATCGCCGCCCTGGACTACGTGTCGGGCGCCACCGGCCTGGCGCTGCCCGGCGACCGGCTGGAGGACTCCGCCCGCCAGACCGACACCGAGATCGACCAGCAGGTGTCGGCCTCCGAGGAGGTCCAGCGGGTGGTGGCCAACCTGGAGCGGCAGTACGACGAGTTCATGTCGGCGCGCGAGGACGGCACCGGCGACACCCTGTTCGGCGGCGACCTGTCCGACCTGCCCACCGCCGACGAACTCGGCGAGGAGCTGGAGCGCTTCCTCGCCGAACGCGAACGCGGCACCGAGGGCTGA
- a CDS encoding quinone-dependent dihydroorotate dehydrogenase translates to MLYQLLFSAVLRRTDAESIHRLAFTALRGLAAVPGAAEAMRRVLGPRRPELAVTALGREFPGPLGLAAGFDKNAEGVIGLTALGFGHVEVGTVTAHPQPGNPKPRLFRLTADRAIVNRMGFNNHGSVVAADNLRALRARPGGRSAIVGVNIGKTKTVPEAEAVEDYVTGARRLAPFADYLVVNVSSPNTPGLRDLQAVERLRPLLSAVRAALDEDGRRSLPLLVKIAPDLADDDVDAVADLAVELGLDGIIATNTTIAREGLATPAEEVAAAGAGGLSGEPLRRRSLEVLRRLRARAGDRLVLVAVGGVATPEDAWERIRAGATLVQGYTGLIYGGPLWPLRVHRGLARLVRAAGYRSVAEAVGADAPSPAAGSA, encoded by the coding sequence GTGCTCTACCAGTTGCTCTTCTCCGCGGTGCTGCGCCGCACCGACGCCGAGTCCATCCACCGGCTGGCCTTCACCGCGCTGCGCGGGCTGGCGGCGGTGCCCGGCGCGGCCGAGGCCATGCGCCGCGTCCTGGGGCCGCGCCGGCCCGAACTCGCCGTCACGGCGCTGGGCCGGGAGTTCCCCGGCCCGCTGGGTCTGGCCGCCGGCTTCGACAAGAACGCCGAAGGGGTCATCGGGCTCACCGCGCTGGGGTTCGGCCATGTCGAGGTCGGCACCGTCACGGCCCACCCGCAGCCGGGCAACCCCAAGCCGCGCCTGTTCCGGCTGACGGCCGACCGCGCCATCGTCAACCGCATGGGGTTCAACAACCACGGCTCGGTCGTGGCCGCCGACAACCTGCGCGCGCTGCGCGCCCGCCCCGGCGGGCGGAGCGCGATCGTGGGCGTCAACATCGGCAAGACCAAGACCGTGCCCGAGGCCGAGGCGGTCGAGGACTACGTCACCGGCGCCCGCCGCCTGGCGCCCTTCGCCGACTACCTGGTGGTCAACGTCAGCTCGCCCAACACCCCGGGCCTGCGCGACCTCCAGGCGGTGGAGCGGCTGCGCCCGCTGCTGTCGGCGGTGCGCGCGGCCCTGGACGAGGACGGCCGCCGCTCGCTGCCGCTGCTGGTCAAGATCGCCCCCGACCTCGCCGACGACGACGTCGACGCGGTGGCCGACCTCGCCGTCGAGCTGGGCCTGGACGGGATCATCGCCACCAACACCACCATCGCCCGCGAGGGCCTGGCCACCCCCGCCGAGGAGGTCGCCGCCGCCGGCGCCGGGGGGCTGTCGGGCGAGCCGCTGCGCCGCCGCTCCCTGGAGGTGCTGCGTCGGCTGCGCGCCCGCGCCGGCGACCGGCTTGTACTGGTCGCGGTGGGCGGCGTGGCCACGCCCGAGGACGCCTGGGAGCGCATCCGCGCCGGCGCCACCCTGGTGCAGGGCTACACCGGCCTCATCTACGGCGGACCGCTGTGGCCGCTGCGCGTCCACCGGGGCCTGGCGCGCCTGGTGCGCGCGGCCGGGTACCGCTCCGTCGCCGAGGCGGTGGGGGCCGACGCCCCGAGCCCGGCGGCCGGGAGCGCCTGA
- a CDS encoding polysaccharide deacetylase family protein translates to MPSLPHGSPAPVPQPGRPRRTARAAAVLAAGALLAAAAGCGSLKPPDPAPTDTTRVADGNVPGIDARSAGAGLGGAGFTVRASVPDIPNAAPLADHLAGVVRQEAADFRAAVDSATRLEVDWELTAAGRGLVGVRLVRTEHDHRGVHDSYATYWYDTATGRTAYSTELLAGDAELRRLDRLVAAALGKGPGDPGALHPGFRLYDSLAFNHDGDLVVEFDAGRVAPLERGRVAAVVAAEDARPLLSDLGRRARAASALAPHAFEIAEPPARDAASEVPPAPGSRPPAQDHDCGATVTCVALTFDDGPDKRTPEVLDLLAEYGAKATFFMPGHSIRNEPATVGRAFAEGHQLGNHGDTHETFAGGDFDRLDAELTAVDALIRRETGTEVDVMRPPFGLTDPTVAEVAREHGQAQVIWDTDTEDWTGRDTEQIVANTIARTPPNGLVLLHDTEDATVEALPEILEYFTAQGYALVTVADLLEGTEPGEVYYSADPAANAVCAQLAGCP, encoded by the coding sequence ATGCCCAGCCTCCCCCACGGCTCCCCCGCCCCGGTGCCGCAGCCGGGCCGGCCGCGCCGCACCGCCCGGGCCGCCGCCGTCCTGGCCGCCGGCGCCCTGCTGGCCGCCGCGGCCGGCTGCGGCAGCCTCAAGCCGCCCGACCCCGCGCCCACCGACACCACGCGCGTGGCCGACGGCAACGTCCCCGGCATCGACGCGCGCTCGGCGGGCGCCGGCCTGGGCGGCGCCGGATTCACCGTGCGCGCCTCGGTGCCCGACATCCCCAACGCCGCTCCCCTGGCCGACCACCTGGCCGGGGTGGTGCGCCAGGAGGCCGCCGACTTCCGCGCCGCCGTGGACTCCGCGACGCGGCTGGAGGTCGACTGGGAGCTGACCGCGGCCGGCCGGGGCCTGGTGGGCGTGCGGCTGGTCCGCACCGAGCACGACCACCGCGGCGTGCACGACTCCTACGCCACCTACTGGTACGACACCGCCACCGGCCGCACCGCCTACTCCACCGAACTGCTGGCGGGTGACGCCGAACTGCGCCGCCTGGACCGCCTGGTGGCCGCGGCGCTGGGGAAGGGCCCCGGCGACCCCGGCGCCCTCCACCCGGGCTTCCGCCTCTACGACTCCCTGGCCTTCAACCACGACGGCGACCTGGTGGTGGAGTTCGACGCCGGGCGGGTGGCGCCGCTGGAGCGCGGCCGGGTGGCGGCGGTGGTCGCCGCCGAGGACGCCCGCCCGCTGCTGTCGGACCTGGGCCGCCGCGCCCGCGCCGCGTCCGCGCTGGCGCCGCACGCCTTCGAGATCGCCGAGCCGCCGGCCCGGGACGCCGCCTCCGAGGTGCCGCCCGCCCCCGGCTCGCGGCCCCCGGCCCAGGACCACGACTGCGGCGCCACCGTCACCTGCGTGGCCCTGACGTTCGACGACGGCCCCGACAAGCGCACGCCCGAGGTGCTGGACCTGCTCGCCGAGTACGGCGCCAAGGCCACCTTCTTCATGCCGGGCCACTCCATCCGCAACGAGCCGGCGACGGTGGGCCGCGCCTTCGCCGAGGGCCACCAACTGGGCAACCACGGCGACACCCACGAGACGTTCGCGGGCGGCGACTTCGACCGCCTTGACGCCGAGCTGACCGCGGTGGACGCGCTGATCCGCCGCGAGACCGGCACGGAGGTGGACGTGATGCGCCCGCCTTTCGGGCTGACCGACCCCACGGTCGCCGAGGTCGCCCGGGAGCACGGCCAGGCGCAGGTCATCTGGGACACCGACACCGAGGACTGGACCGGCCGGGACACCGAGCAGATCGTCGCCAACACCATCGCGCGCACCCCGCCCAACGGGCTGGTGCTGCTGCACGACACCGAGGACGCCACCGTCGAGGCGCTCCCGGAGATCCTGGAGTACTTCACCGCCCAGGGCTACGCCCTGGTGACCGTGGCCGACCTGCTGGAGGGCACCGAGCCCGGCGAGGTGTACTACAGCGCCGACCCCGCCGCCAACGCGGTGTGCGCACAGCTGGCGGGCTGCCCCTGA